The Lolium rigidum isolate FL_2022 chromosome 1, APGP_CSIRO_Lrig_0.1, whole genome shotgun sequence region CGCGCCAGCCCGTCGACACCCCCGCGCTCATTCCCCGTCACGTTCCATGGCAGCGTAGGGCTAGGGTTTCCCCGCCAccagcgcccgccgccgccccaggactCGATTCCCGTCGTCCCCAAGCTCGCGCCGTCCCATCTTCGACCGGGCGACTGGAGGCGTTCGAGGCGCCGCCGACTCCTGCGAGCTTGCCCCGGCGACGCGCTGCTCCGATCTCCGCCCCCTGCTGCGGCGCGGCAAGGTGAGGCGCTTCCCCCTGTCTCCATTTAATTGTTTTGAGatgaacatgcttatgaagtctgTGTACATCAAGTGCTGCGAGTTTTTCAGTGCTTAAATCTGTGAGCTGACGCCATGTTCATGAAATGCTGTGAGAAATTGAAGTGCTGCGGGTTTTTTAGTGCTCAAATCTGTGAACATTGATGAGATACATCAGGATGGGTATCTTTCAGACCTATATGCCTCCTCGGCATGTTGCTTCCACATCAGGGGGCAATGTAGGCAGTGATTTGGGAGGGGACCATGTTAGCATGAACAACACTCGTGACGACATAGCCGATGCCTTGTAATACTCTAGGCATTGGAAACTTGTACTAGTTCTTTTGGGTTCATATGGTAAAGTCTTGTTAATATATTATGGGCATTAGAAACTTGGTACTTCTTTAGGGTTTGTATGGAGAAGCCTTGTAAAACAATTGTTGCAACAATCTCGTATTATCTTACAAGGCACTCCAAATTTATTCCGATAAAAAGCGTGTTTAAAATTGTTTTAGAAAACCAACTGgtaaattaaggtaattattcagCTCTTAAACATGGTAATTATGTAATAAAACAGTCATAAATAGCCATTTCGTTTCAAAACAGCATTTGCACAACATCTTAAGCACTCAGGGGCATTCCAGACATCTTGCTCCTAAAACCAACAGCACCACACCTAAAAGTACTCCTGCCAAACATCAAATTTCCGCTTCCAACAGCTGCTCTTTCACAGCCCACCAGCTACAGCTGCTTctcaaaagctgcagcccaaacagACAGACCCCTAAACACTTCCTGACACACAGACAAAAATTAACTGTGCAGTGTGACAACCAATGGTTGTAATTAGGTGTCTGATTGATTGCATGATTGAAATTGTTGGATAGTTAGGCGCACACGATTTTTCTCGAAAAGAATGACATTTAGGAGTGCCAAGATCCCTGGATGAATGTCATGTGAATCTTTCGAATTGCTAAGCACAGGGCAATCTAGACTCAAGGAAACTATGTTTCTCTGAGACTGTGAACTTCATGTGTTGTGTAAGATTGGTGCTTACAGAGAGTTTATAGGAATTTCTTACTATTGAATGCAAAATGCTGTTGCTGTACAAATTTAATCCCCACTGTTATGTTACCCTGCAACACCCTCATTGTTAATGTTACCCTGCAGCATCCTCTCATTTTTTTGCTGCCTTCACTTTATCAGGCTTTGACTGAGAGAGCTTTGAGCTGGACTTTGCCCTAACTCCCTTTGCCAATTTTCATCAGGTCTGCACTCCGAGGGTTGTTTTGAAGGAGTTGTGCAATTGCCCTGAACTATCTTGGCAGAAGCTTGCTGTAAGGTCTGGTATTCCTCTTCTTGTATACAAGCCAGCTGTGGATAGGAATTCTTCTTCATTGAAGGATGCCGACAAGAAAAAAAGGCCCCGCAAGAAATGCTACTGTCGAGCATGTTAATACAAAAACCAGTAGACACCCCAGAAGATCAACTTCAAGTGCAGTTCCTGATAAGAAAGTCAATGATTTGATTACTTCTTCCTCTAAAAAGCAGAAACCTGGTAAAGTCCCTTTGCAACTGTTGTGAGTTATGGTTGCAACTTTAATTGTAAAGTATATAATAAGATAGTCAATAGAAACTTGCATAGAGCCACCAAAAAAAACTTGCATAAAGGAGTAAAGATAAATAGAGTGGTTTTATTTTAAGATATCCTACTTGCTGTATATTGTCATTTGTCAGTTCTTCTGTAGTCCAAACTAATCTGTTATATATAAAGGACCTTTCACACACTGTCTCACTTTTGGCAAATGTGTTTTCCATGATTATTACTTCAGTTTACTATAAGGAATTCGTCTGGGACAATGTAATATTATGAGCTCTTAGGAAATTGGCTACCTGGGTATCCACTAGAGCTGTCTTTTGTACTAATCATTGCTCTGATTATGATTCTGCAGCCGAAAACTTGCAGAAGAAGAATGAAATTCTTAGTGGTGGTAGAACATTGACATCACTCTCTGATTGTACTGATACTGAAAATGAAGTTGCTAATGTGCCAAGTAGTAGTATGCTTGATCACAAGGTACGGTTCATTCTGGTTTAAGTGTGTTATATACTTATATAGCTGAACTGCTTTTTTCTACTCACTCGGTTCCTAAAAGAGCTttgcaactttttctagatacgaatgaatctatagctaaaacatgtctatatacctttgtatctagacaaagttgagaagctTTTTTAGGAACGGAGGAACTTATGTTATCATGCAACACATTTCAGCCAAGATATAAAAAATGGGCTCAAAGGTGAAAACCGTCTCATTTAGGTACTCTCGCCGTCCCTaaaaaagctgctcaactttgtctagatacggaggtatatagacacaatttagttgtagatacatccgtacctagaaaaagttgagcagtTCTTTTTAGAGACGAATGGAGTATTTTTTTTTCTGCATAACAACATTTTGGAATGCAAACACAAACTACGTAGGTCCTTTATAAGCTATACctgaagtatttgtatggcatagGCCTATTATTTGCATATGCAAGACTACATTGGTCATCCATCGTTGTGCTGCAATTATTTGATTCTGGCACTACGCACTAAGCATTTTTATGGTTAATTATTGGTTCTAGAGCCAAAATTTAGAGTAGGATTGATTGTCACATCACCTGAATCCTGAACTTGATTGTTCCTTGAACCGTAATTTACTTTACATTCTTATATGTCTATTTGGTCTTCCTTATGTCAGCAGTCTAACGAAAATGATGAAGAGCTTTCCATATTTTCTCAACCATTCCACCATCACAATGAAGACGACGGTGATGGCTTAGGCAAAGGTACAAAATATTCGACATTTGAAGTCCTTTCCCTCTTAAAAAATGTTATTTGATATTTTACTATCTTAACATGTATCTGTGTACTACATTTATGCTTAAGATAGCATCTTGTTTGGTATGATTCTTATTTCCTCAATACCTTAGGTCCTAATAAGGTCTATACTATAACTACACCTTTTCCctaatttatatttttttaggCCAAGGTATACTTAGATCTGTCTCATTTGCAGTATTCAGTTTAGGTTAATGTATTATGGAGGTCCTTCTATGGGCTGGAGATTTGTGAGTGTTTGATAATCCTTGATGAGTGGTAACAAGTGGAACATCGTGAAGTCCTAAGTCACTGTATCCGCTTTCTCTTCGCCTGACTGGTTTAGATATATAATGCACTGCTAGATTTGTCTGGCATTTTTTTTGTATGGTTGCATTTTTATTTGTGAAAAATTTAGTAGCAAATTTAAAGTATCTGAATTAGTTATTTTATTTGCAGCCTGTGCTGTTAGAAGTGAATCTGTGAATGTGGGCATCCCCACCACCGTTTAAATGTTTAATTCATCTGCATCAATAATTGTCATACCTGTGTTTGAATTTTCACATGCATGCATAGAAGGTTTAAGAAATGCTCCTTTCTAAGATGGCTTGCCACTTCTATGCAGTTCCTATGCAATCAACATGTGGAAACAGAAAGCTTGAAAACAATGAATTCAGTGAATTGGGTAGTCTATCTCCTGAAGTGTCTGCTATATATCTTGCAATGCAGCACTCTAAGCTGGAGTGTATTGATGAACAAAGTCAAGATTCTATCTCAACAGATGGGTGCCCTGAACCTGATGAGACTGAGGAGCTTGATGAGTTTGACCCTTATACCTTCATAAAGGATTTGCCCGAGTTATCCATGGTTGTACCCAAGTTTCGGCCCGTTCTTCTTCCAAAGCAAACTCGGAGCTGCCCTAGAACCACCCTTGTCCTTGATCTGGATGGTAAGATGGTTGTTGGATGAATATTTTTTCTTTAACATAGTCTGTTGAATCTTGATGATATATCATAGTGGAATAATTATTTTCTGATGTTTCTTCTGTAAATACTGGAAAAATGTTATTATTTCACTATGCCAGTCCTCTTTTCCTTTTAATAAGCCATTTAGCAATGATTAATATGACAGGTGACTTGATCAAATATTAATTAAGGCTAATTAACTAAAAAATTCGACAACAATACCCCTAGTATAGGCTCTTGGTCTTTCACTTCCAAAATGGAGCTCTATCTTATCTCCTTCAGAGGGAAAGCTTTTCAGACAGACACTCTTGAGCTTCAGCTATGGCTTGAGTCCCTTGTGGCTTGTATTCTAAGCTATCGTACAATTCCGCCCCGCTTATCCCTTCCCCTCGTTGACCTTCGTAAATCCTTTACCTTCCTTGTATACACGCTTTTTATGAATGAATTTATTGGTGGGGCCCCACCTACAGTTTTTTTAAAATGTACATTTAGGACAGGACAGAAATTGCGTGTAGAACGATGTGTTTAAGTGAAGGACACTAGTTGGGACAACTTTGGTATATATATTATAGAGAAAATAataatttgatatctaaaaaatgtTGAGCCTTGAATGTCTTGTGACTACTGCAACCTGTTTATGTAATATCAACAGAACTATAAAATGATGTTAATGGATTGGAACTTTTTGCCTCTGtaccaatcttttttttttggttccatcTTTCTACTTATTTGATAAAATGCAGCATGCCCTTGTGTTTGGTGTTAGCTCTTACCTGTACTTGGTGTTTTCCACTCATTATAAATTCAGTAACCTAATCTGAAGATATTTTCGTAATTTCATGCAGAGACACTGGTGCATTCTACGCTTGAGCCCTGTGAAGATTCTGATTTCACTTTTCCAGTTCATTTCAATCTCAGAGAGCACACAATCTATGTACGGTGCCGTCCATATCTGAAAGAGTTCCTGGAGAGAGTCGCCAGCATGTTTGAAATAATCATCTTCACGGCTAGTCAAAGTATTTATGCAGAACAACTACTTAATGTTCTTGATCCCAAAAGAAGGTTGTTCCGTCATCGCGTTTATCGTGATTCTTGTGTCTATGTGGAGGGAAACTACTTAAAGGATCTAACGGTTCTTGGCCGTGACTTGTCTCGAGTGGTCATCGTTGACAATTCTCCGCAGGTATATGCCATACACATTTTGTTATTCATTGATCAATTGCTTTGTCTGTTTGAAGATCTCCGAAATACTATTCTAGCCAATCTAGTTATCATGGCTTCTTTGCATTTGTTTTTCTTATATGTTCTGCACTATAAACCAATTTATTTAGAGTAATTGGGCCAATATGTTAGAGGTTACAGTTTAAATTGTTCAAGATGCTGAGATAGGCTGTCTTGGTGAAGCAAACATAAACCTTATTCTAGTTTATGATCATGATGGTTGGGTCTGTCTTATCATGCCTGTTCTGGAATAGCAATCTAGGTGACCTAgctggtttcaaaaaaaaaaaaaggtgaccTAGCCTAACATATCTTACTGGCCAGGGCCATAACTAATCTTTCACCTTTACTATTACTTGTGAAACATTTACAGTTGGAATATAATCTCCCACTCCACTTTCCACTGGTATTACAATGCCCAGAAAGAACTTGATCGTTCCTTATAGCTACAATGAGTTACCGTTGTGTTTTCTGATATTCTTGCTTTCAGGCTTTTGGGTTCCAGTTAGATAATGGCGTACCAATAGAGAGCTGGTTCGATGATCCCAATGACAAGGAGCTCCTAGCACTGCTACCATTTTTGGAAAGCTTGGTTGGAGTGGAAGATGTTCGGCCATTCATTGCCAcaaagttcaaccttcgccagaaGGTGGCTAGTGCGACTTCCCTTGCAATGCACTTCTTTCCTAATGCATAGCATGTTAACTGAAGCGTCAGCGCCTCTCTCGCAAGAAGCGAAGGCTGTGGAAGTTGCTTGAAAGGAACGGAACTGGTGAATCTTCTTGCCCGCACTGTATCTGGGATTCAGAATTCTTGCCCTGGCGCAACCCTATGTCATTTAATTCTGAACCACCAGGAGGATGTATAATTGGCCCCGTTGTAAGTTTTAAATCCGGTGAACTTTAGGGAACCTTGTACAAGCAAGCAGTAGCCAAACCCATAAGGTTGTTGTGACCGTGTTGTGCACTGGACGAATAATTGCCCAGCATGTAATAGGCCAGCAGGTATTATCAGAAATTTGTGTTCTCACTGCGTTTATGTTGTAGGCTTCGGCCTGTAGTTAGTCGTCAAGTACAAAAGCCAGCGAGGATTATGCCTGCCTTTTGGGCCATATATCTCCAACTGATGATTAATTAAAAGTACTACATGCAAACACCATTGCCCCTTAGATGAACTGCCCTTGGCTTAGGCATCCACATGCAAAAATTACAGTAAAACAAAACAATTAAGAATGTTTGAACAGTGTTGTACACCCTGCAGAATATATATAAGGTAGTGTGGCAAACAATGCAATTTATAATTAAAGCCTGATCTATCAGATTCTGATGTGAACAAAGCGTGCAACTGATACTGACATGAGATAAGAGAACTACAAAACGACCACCAGCCTAAACGACAAGCTGGTGACTTGTGTCTCGCAGAACATGCTAGCTGTCCATGGCTAACGTCTGAAACGCTATTGTCATCTTTTCTACACTATTGCCCAAGCAAATAATCGTTTCACATGagcagcttcatgttgagttcctcACAGTTTATGGATTGCTACTTCTTGGAGGCAattcagtgccagttcctgtgcaTTCCTTGGTGGCTGATCGCAAACACAACCTTATGGGCATGCAGTTTGTGCCTGAAACAAGGTGCATACATTCATAAGATCAGCCAATATGATGTAATGCCATGAAATAAGAATGATGGAACTAGAAATTCTAAGGCTGGCGGGATTTGTAACATTTCTTTAGCAAATTTACAAAAGAATAACACATGCAAAACAGTCTGAATCCAACCTATTGTAGACAATATGATTGTTCTATGCAAATACAAAGTCAGACAAGAAACATTTTAATACTTGCACAATCAGGCATTGTGCAATCGATTAAGCATATTGAAGGAGATCTTATGCAATTGTTGTTAAATGCCCAAAGAATAATAGTACATTAATATATTATCTCCTGAATCCAAAATGTTCAGAAACAAATGCCCAAAGATACATCTATTTCGACTAAGCGGGAGGACCACATTGCAGACATgcaaaaattacaataaagcacttaGGGCTAGGGGCATCTCCAATTGAGCGACACAAACGGATGCACAGCGACCATGCGGTCGAAAAAAGCATCTGGAACCCGGCCTAGCagcccgacgcatagtgaccgggctaTCCGCGGAGACGCTAACACGGTCCAAATATGCGTTGAGTTTGCATCTccgtggacgctgcgcggtcgcgccgcGCGACCGCTCTCTTCTCCGACGGGCTCGCCTACCAGCGAACCTGGCTTAATGCGGCTTCTTAGCCGGCACGACTTTAAGCACATCAACTACCGGGAAAGGCAACCGCCagagtggcaaccgcgtcgatcgacgcgtgcaccaccggaatggagcgcgaactcataaaccgccgcggaagagcaaccacaACCCTCTTCGATTTCTACACCGCCATTCATCGCCGCTCAATAAGTCCCCTACATCTGCGCATTCAGATCTCCTACCGGCCACCGCCATTCATCTCTACGACTGACAGCGTCATGAGCAACCTCTCTTTTCCATCAGACAACgctagcgaggggaagccgccaggATGGCGACATTGGTGGGATAGAACTGCCATGCCGAGTAGCTCTACCTCCCCACCGAgggactaccaggaggaggagggggccacCGCTGGTGCCGACAgtcaggatgaggaggaggaggaggaggaggaggagggggacaccGTCATCGATGATGGCcagtacgaggaggaggaagaggacgaggatgAAGATGCCATGTGGAGATGTTTGGAGGCAGCAGAGGAAGCGGCGACGacaaagaaggaggcaagggcccgggaGAAGACGCAGCTGGCATGgaccgacgacgaggaagacaccAAGGACGACTCTTCGGAGGGGGACACAAGCTCATCGGACACAACAAGCTCTtccgaagaggtgacgagcaggaagcgcctccgTGAGGGTGACGAGGCAGGGCCCTCTAAGAAGAAGTATTGTTTATGTAATTAGTTTAAAAATGAGTTTGAACATGTTTTTTCGTAGTTTAtatgttaaatttgtttcaaaatattgcagTACTTTGTGTTTGAGATGGCACATGACCGACCTTGCTGGACAAAATGCGTCTGGCTGCTAGGTCTGCCCCAGACACAAACAGACAAGCTTGGCTAGGCGACCATTTCGATGTCCACGGGCTAACGTAAATGGACACAACCGGTCGATTTTGGTGTCCGATTTACGGGGTCGCCCCATTGAAGATGCCACCATGACCCAAGGGGAAAAGGTTCCCCTTTGGCAAAGTCACCGCCATCTACACCTCACAACACTCAACTCACCGACAACCACACCGCCCTCATGGCCGTGGTCACCAGCCAGCACCAGAGTCattggctcgcccgccaaccaacATGACTCCCACCTCCCAGGACCGCCGCCCCGACGTCTCAGCTGAGAGCTCAACGGAGAATAGGATGGGAACGAGTAGAACCTTCGCAGTGAGTACCCCAGACCCCCTGCCTGGAAGCATCGAACCTGAATGGAGAGAGCACCTCTGAGGATTGGTATATCAACAACCCACGTGCCTACCGGCAACACGAGATCGCGGGACGGAAGGCCATGGATTCGCATGGCACCATGCCCCTGTCTAGCCTGTAGGCAAGCCAACACACCTCCCAGCACCCTCACCAACACCGGCAGGCAacccgccgccggccaagcttgcCACCAAGGCAGTGCACAACACCCGACCTCTGTACACGCCTACCGAATCGGAGATCCCGTCCAAATCGGTGCTGGATCTGGGCTCAGAACGGGCCCACGCCCTGCCCAGCCCGTGAGGCGCCAGATCCCAACCTGGAGCGGCACGCAGGGTCACCGCTGGCCAAGAGGGCCACagacgttgatacgtctccgacgtatcgataatttcttatgttccatgccacattattgatgatatctacatgttttatgcatactttatgtcatatttatgcattttccggcactaacctattaacgagatgccgaagagccgattcttcgttttctgctgtttttggtttcagaaatcctagtaaggaaatattctcggaattggacgaaatcaacgcccatgggcctattttgccacgaagcttccagaagaccgagggagagacgaattggggccacggggcgccgcc contains the following coding sequences:
- the LOC124699691 gene encoding CTD small phosphatase-like protein 2 isoform X1; the encoded protein is MPTRKKGPARNATVEHVNTKTSRHPRRSTSSAVPDKKVNDLITSSSKKQKPAENLQKKNEILSGGRTLTSLSDCTDTENEVANVPSSSMLDHKQSNENDEELSIFSQPFHHHNEDDGDGLGKVPMQSTCGNRKLENNEFSELGSLSPEVSAIYLAMQHSKLECIDEQSQDSISTDGCPEPDETEELDEFDPYTFIKDLPELSMVVPKFRPVLLPKQTRSCPRTTLVLDLDETLVHSTLEPCEDSDFTFPVHFNLREHTIYVRCRPYLKEFLERVASMFEIIIFTASQSIYAEQLLNVLDPKRRLFRHRVYRDSCVYVEGNYLKDLTVLGRDLSRVVIVDNSPQAFGFQLDNGVPIESWFDDPNDKELLALLPFLESLVGVEDVRPFIATKFNLRQKVASATSLAMHFFPNA
- the LOC124699691 gene encoding CTD small phosphatase-like protein 2 isoform X2 gives rise to the protein MPTRKKGPARNATVEHVNTKTSRHPRRSTSSAVPDKKVNDLITSSSKKQKPAENLQKKNEILSGGRTLTSLSDCTDTENEVANVPSSSMLDHKSNENDEELSIFSQPFHHHNEDDGDGLGKVPMQSTCGNRKLENNEFSELGSLSPEVSAIYLAMQHSKLECIDEQSQDSISTDGCPEPDETEELDEFDPYTFIKDLPELSMVVPKFRPVLLPKQTRSCPRTTLVLDLDETLVHSTLEPCEDSDFTFPVHFNLREHTIYVRCRPYLKEFLERVASMFEIIIFTASQSIYAEQLLNVLDPKRRLFRHRVYRDSCVYVEGNYLKDLTVLGRDLSRVVIVDNSPQAFGFQLDNGVPIESWFDDPNDKELLALLPFLESLVGVEDVRPFIATKFNLRQKVASATSLAMHFFPNA